In Paenibacillus guangzhouensis, a single window of DNA contains:
- a CDS encoding DUF2232 domain-containing protein — MRWSSALWSIAALLLILSLFTPFQIVTISFIAIPIVVLYATTNVRTFILHMLCVYLVAFLAMGTFGSAAILFAVYFTIPAVVMGRLYRRKASAMAVFVGGTVTVLAESIIMLFVMNTILGFDFNLYLGETVRTSLDPLQTANLMPVGWTPKMTDDLVAMMTQMVPFALIFSSVLIAAVTHTISRRILNRQGVEASKFKPLHEWMLPRSLIWYYFIAVLADMFISDTDTSFVTVVLVNLLPLLKIAFMIQTVCFFFFVAHIKQWNRILPILFVIPLFIFPPLRIIGLLDIAFPIRQSLVKPKM, encoded by the coding sequence ATGCGCTGGTCTTCGGCATTGTGGAGCATTGCTGCTCTACTACTGATCTTGTCGCTATTTACACCGTTCCAAATTGTAACCATTAGCTTTATCGCCATTCCGATTGTTGTGCTCTATGCGACAACAAATGTTCGAACATTTATCCTGCATATGCTCTGCGTATACCTGGTTGCATTTCTAGCCATGGGAACCTTCGGCTCAGCAGCGATCTTGTTCGCCGTATACTTTACCATCCCTGCCGTGGTGATGGGCCGTCTGTATCGACGCAAGGCGTCAGCCATGGCGGTTTTCGTAGGTGGTACAGTTACTGTGCTCGCAGAATCGATCATTATGTTGTTCGTCATGAATACGATCCTCGGCTTCGACTTTAATCTCTACCTTGGGGAGACCGTTCGGACAAGTCTTGATCCGCTGCAAACCGCGAATCTGATGCCTGTCGGCTGGACACCGAAGATGACGGATGACTTGGTCGCGATGATGACGCAGATGGTACCGTTCGCACTGATCTTCAGCTCGGTCCTGATCGCTGCTGTCACGCATACGATAAGCCGGCGTATTCTAAATAGACAGGGCGTCGAAGCTTCGAAGTTCAAGCCGCTTCACGAATGGATGCTGCCGAGATCGCTGATTTGGTATTACTTTATCGCGGTACTCGCAGATATGTTCATTTCCGATACGGATACATCCTTCGTCACGGTTGTCTTAGTTAACTTATTGCCATTATTAAAAATCGCGTTTATGATCCAAACGGTATGCTTCTTCTTCTTCGTAGCGCATATTAAACAATGGAATCGCATCCTGCCTATTCTGTTCGTGATTCCGCTCTTCATTTTCCCGCCGCTTCGGATTATCGGCTTATTGGATATCGCGTTTCCAATTCGCCAAAGTTTGGTAAAACCTAAAATGTAG
- a CDS encoding DHH family phosphoesterase — MPKYLFQRWHGYHMVWAFIVMLVMIVALAWHNWVLGVAGLVLIAILVILAWNAEKNFRKDMNEYIATLTYRVKRTGNDVINELPFGVVLYDEDKHVEWHNPYMLHMLGRETLIGVSLKELVPGLQIQKEKDKERIVQSEVAIGDRIFLTVPKQEERLIYFQDVTDYVTLRRRYEAEKLVIGIVMLDNLDELTQGLDDQQRAALLSRVTNHITEWAHDHQIYMKRLTSDRYLILLDHELLKEIEMTRFVILDEVRELTVDNKLPLTLSIGIAAGIDNIIELGQLAQSSLDIALGRGGDQVAVREGQRLSFYGGKSNAVEKRTRVRVRVVAHALRDFMQASDKIIIMGHRMPDMDSVGAAIGLLKAAQALQVEAYIVLEGVNPSIDRMISYIKQNDALWEQFITPEQAVQKMTANTLAIVVDTHKASMVKEPRLLQLTNRVVVIDHHRRGEEFLQDAVLIYMEPYASSTCELVTELLQYIHDRIIFQPLEATVLLAGITVDTKNFSMRTGSRTFEAAGFLRRNGADTIMIQNMLKENLKEYIAKAEVMRLTQMLYGHIAVAVTEPERKFSQLMIAQVADTLLTMNDVLASFVISERPDGHIGISARSLGQMNVQVVMERLGGGGHLTNAAAQLDGTLAEAEAKLKRVLAEIDAEEGLFE, encoded by the coding sequence ATGCCTAAATATTTATTTCAGCGGTGGCACGGTTATCATATGGTGTGGGCGTTCATCGTCATGCTGGTCATGATCGTTGCGCTCGCATGGCATAACTGGGTGCTCGGTGTAGCAGGTCTTGTATTGATTGCGATCCTCGTCATCTTGGCATGGAATGCGGAGAAGAACTTCCGGAAAGACATGAATGAGTATATTGCAACGTTAACGTATCGCGTGAAGCGGACAGGAAATGACGTAATTAATGAGCTGCCATTCGGCGTTGTCCTCTATGATGAGGACAAACATGTAGAATGGCATAATCCATACATGCTCCACATGTTAGGGCGTGAGACGCTGATCGGCGTCTCGTTGAAGGAGCTTGTACCTGGATTGCAGATACAGAAGGAAAAGGATAAGGAGCGGATCGTCCAGAGCGAGGTTGCGATCGGCGACCGTATCTTCTTAACCGTTCCGAAGCAAGAAGAGCGTCTGATCTACTTCCAAGACGTAACGGACTATGTGACGCTCCGACGTCGCTATGAAGCGGAGAAGCTCGTAATCGGCATCGTGATGCTCGATAATCTAGATGAACTGACCCAGGGGCTGGATGATCAACAACGTGCGGCACTGCTCTCGAGGGTGACGAATCATATTACCGAATGGGCGCATGACCATCAGATCTATATGAAACGCCTTACCTCGGATCGATATCTGATTCTGCTCGATCACGAGCTGCTCAAGGAAATTGAGATGACGCGCTTCGTTATTCTCGATGAGGTTCGTGAGCTTACGGTGGATAACAAGCTGCCGCTTACACTCAGCATCGGGATTGCAGCAGGAATTGATAATATCATTGAGCTAGGTCAGCTGGCACAGTCCAGCTTGGATATTGCACTTGGCCGCGGCGGCGACCAGGTAGCTGTCCGCGAAGGACAGCGGTTATCGTTCTATGGCGGGAAGTCGAATGCGGTGGAGAAACGGACACGGGTCCGTGTACGCGTCGTTGCGCATGCGCTTCGCGATTTCATGCAGGCGAGCGACAAAATAATAATTATGGGCCACCGCATGCCGGATATGGACTCCGTCGGTGCGGCGATCGGGTTGCTCAAAGCTGCCCAAGCGCTGCAGGTAGAAGCTTATATTGTGCTTGAGGGTGTGAACCCATCCATCGATCGCATGATTAGTTATATTAAGCAGAATGATGCGCTCTGGGAGCAATTCATTACCCCAGAACAAGCGGTGCAGAAGATGACCGCGAATACGCTCGCGATCGTCGTGGATACGCACAAAGCTTCCATGGTGAAGGAGCCGCGGTTATTGCAGCTCACGAACCGCGTCGTGGTGATCGATCATCACCGGCGTGGGGAAGAGTTCCTGCAGGATGCCGTCCTGATTTATATGGAGCCGTATGCCTCCTCGACCTGCGAGCTTGTGACAGAGCTGCTGCAATATATTCATGATCGAATTATTTTCCAGCCGCTCGAAGCGACAGTGCTTCTGGCAGGGATTACGGTGGATACGAAGAATTTCTCCATGCGGACGGGCTCAAGAACGTTCGAGGCGGCAGGATTCTTACGGCGCAATGGCGCAGATACGATTATGATTCAGAATATGTTAAAAGAAAATCTCAAGGAATATATCGCAAAAGCGGAGGTGATGCGCCTCACGCAAATGCTGTACGGACATATCGCTGTAGCGGTTACAGAACCAGAACGTAAATTTTCACAGTTGATGATTGCGCAAGTAGCTGATACGCTGTTAACCATGAACGATGTGCTAGCTTCCTTTGTTATTAGTGAACGGCCGGACGGTCATATCGGAATTAGCGCTCGTTCCCTCGGCCAAATGAATGTGCAAGTGGTGATGGAACGGCTCGGCGGCGGCGGACATTTAACGAATGCCGCAGCGCAATTGGACGGAACATTGGCAGAAGCCGAAGCGAAGCTCAAACGGGTATTGGCTGAAATTGATGCGGAAGAGGGGTTATTCGAATGA
- the rplI gene encoding 50S ribosomal protein L9 produces the protein MKVIFLKDVKGQGKKGDIKEISEGYAQNFLLPRGLARLATDGNVKTLEQQNLSEQKRKAQEKADAETLGKTLEETTVVIKAKSGEGGRLFGAITSKQIAEALEKMKFKVDKRKIELNDPIRSLGTMHVMIKLHPEVKTQVKVQIVEE, from the coding sequence ATGAAAGTTATTTTCTTGAAAGATGTTAAAGGTCAAGGTAAAAAAGGTGATATTAAAGAGATTTCGGAAGGATACGCGCAAAACTTCCTTCTACCAAGAGGTCTTGCACGTCTAGCGACGGATGGTAATGTGAAGACGCTGGAACAGCAGAACCTATCGGAACAGAAGCGTAAAGCACAAGAGAAAGCAGATGCAGAAACGCTCGGCAAAACGCTTGAGGAGACAACAGTTGTCATCAAGGCGAAATCCGGTGAAGGCGGCCGTCTATTCGGAGCGATCACAAGCAAGCAAATTGCTGAGGCTCTTGAGAAAATGAAATTTAAAGTCGATAAACGTAAAATTGAATTGAACGATCCGATTCGTTCACTTGGAACGATGCATGTCATGATCAAATTGCATCCGGAAGTGAAGACTCAGGTGAAGGTTCAAATCGTGGAGGAATAA
- the dnaB gene encoding replicative DNA helicase, with translation MNEDLNLNFNRLQPQNLEAEQAVLGAILLQPEALITVMERVREEDFYDPRHQFIFAAMIQLGEENQPIDLITMTATLQDKQQLEDIGNVTYLMKLANAVPTAANVDYYAQIIEEKSMLRRLIRTATQIVNDGYASGDEVSDLLSDAERKILEISNRRSGTGFIAIKDVLMEVFENVENLSMNKGGTTGIPSGFTDLDKMTAGFQRNDLIIVAARPSVGKTAFALNVAQNVGVRAKETVAIFSLEMSAAQLVQRIVCAESNVDATRMRTGNLENDDWEKLTMAIGALAEANIFIDDTPGVTVADIRAKCRRLKKEHGLGMIMIDYLQLIHGRGKAGENRQQEVSEISRTLKMIARELEVPVIALSQLSRGVEQRQDKRPMMSDLRESGSIEQDADIVAFLYRDDYYNQDSEKKNIIEIIIAKQRNGPVGTVELVFLKNFNKFVNYERTHQDPMPGSA, from the coding sequence ATGAACGAGGATCTGAATCTGAATTTCAATCGTCTTCAGCCGCAGAACCTCGAAGCAGAGCAAGCAGTTCTTGGCGCGATTCTACTCCAGCCAGAAGCGCTAATCACCGTCATGGAGCGGGTGCGGGAAGAGGATTTCTACGACCCAAGGCATCAATTCATCTTCGCGGCGATGATTCAGCTTGGGGAAGAGAATCAGCCGATCGATTTGATTACGATGACCGCGACGTTGCAGGATAAGCAGCAGCTTGAGGATATTGGGAATGTTACGTACCTGATGAAGCTGGCGAATGCCGTCCCTACGGCAGCGAACGTCGATTACTATGCACAGATCATCGAAGAGAAATCGATGCTTCGCCGTCTCATACGGACTGCGACCCAAATCGTCAATGACGGTTATGCGTCAGGCGATGAAGTCAGCGATTTGTTAAGCGATGCGGAGCGCAAAATCTTAGAAATATCGAACCGCCGGTCGGGTACAGGGTTCATCGCGATTAAGGATGTCCTCATGGAGGTATTCGAGAACGTCGAGAACCTCAGCATGAACAAAGGCGGAACGACGGGGATTCCATCGGGGTTCACCGACCTTGATAAAATGACGGCGGGCTTCCAGCGAAATGACCTTATTATCGTTGCTGCCCGTCCATCCGTAGGGAAGACGGCCTTCGCGCTGAATGTGGCACAGAACGTGGGCGTACGGGCCAAAGAGACCGTCGCGATCTTCAGTCTCGAGATGTCCGCCGCACAGCTCGTGCAGCGGATTGTCTGCGCCGAATCGAACGTCGATGCGACACGTATGCGGACAGGAAATCTAGAGAATGATGACTGGGAGAAGCTGACGATGGCGATCGGAGCCCTCGCTGAGGCGAACATTTTCATCGATGATACGCCGGGCGTTACGGTTGCCGATATTCGTGCGAAATGCCGTCGGCTTAAGAAAGAACATGGCCTTGGCATGATCATGATCGATTACCTGCAGCTGATTCATGGCCGCGGTAAGGCTGGTGAGAACCGTCAGCAGGAGGTCTCCGAGATTTCGAGAACGCTGAAGATGATTGCCCGTGAACTTGAAGTACCGGTCATTGCCTTGTCGCAGTTAAGCCGTGGGGTTGAGCAGCGGCAGGACAAGCGTCCGATGATGTCTGACCTTCGGGAATCCGGTTCGATCGAGCAGGATGCCGATATCGTCGCGTTCTTGTACCGTGACGATTACTATAATCAGGATTCCGAGAAAAAGAATATCATTGAGATCATTATTGCGAAACAGCGGAATGGCCCGGTCGGGACCGTCGAGCTCGTCTTCTTGAAGAACTTCAACAAGTTCGTCAATTATGAACGGACGCATCAAGATCCAATGCCAGGTAGTGCATAG
- a CDS encoding adenylosuccinate synthase — translation MSTVVVVGTQWGDEGKGKITDYLAESAEVVARYQGGNNAGHTILIDNKKYKLSLIPSGVFYTDKICVIGNGMVVNPKALIEEINYIHENGFSTDNLRISDRAHVILPYHMVLDALEEDRKGPNKIGTTRKGIGPAYMDKAARNGIRIADLMDAAEFEMKLRHAVQEKNQLIQQVYGAEPLNADDILKEYLEYAEFIRKYVTDTSVVLNDAIDADKKVLFEGAQGVMLDIDQGTYPFVTSSNPSAGGVCIGSGVGPSKIQQVIGVAKAYTTRVGDGPFPTELNNEIGDAIREAGHEYGTVTGRPRRVGWFDSVVVRHARRVSGITGLSLNSLDVLTGLETVKICTGYKYRGEIITHYPASLNMLAECEAVYEEMPGWSEDITSAKTLADLPETTRNYVNRVSELTGIPIAIFSVGRNREQTNQILPIYV, via the coding sequence TTGTCAACAGTTGTTGTTGTCGGAACCCAATGGGGAGACGAAGGTAAAGGTAAAATTACGGATTATTTAGCAGAGAGTGCTGAAGTCGTTGCACGTTACCAAGGTGGTAATAATGCAGGGCACACGATTCTAATCGATAATAAAAAATATAAATTAAGCTTAATTCCATCCGGTGTTTTCTATACGGATAAAATCTGCGTGATCGGTAACGGTATGGTCGTTAACCCGAAAGCGTTGATCGAAGAAATCAACTATATCCATGAGAATGGATTTTCGACGGATAACTTGCGCATTAGCGATCGCGCACATGTCATCTTGCCATACCACATGGTCCTTGATGCACTGGAAGAAGATCGTAAAGGACCGAATAAAATCGGCACAACGCGCAAAGGGATTGGCCCAGCTTACATGGACAAGGCTGCACGTAACGGTATCCGTATTGCAGACCTGATGGATGCGGCTGAGTTCGAAATGAAGCTTCGTCATGCGGTACAAGAGAAGAATCAATTGATTCAACAAGTTTATGGTGCAGAGCCATTAAACGCGGACGACATTCTCAAAGAATACTTAGAATATGCGGAATTCATTCGTAAGTACGTAACGGATACTTCTGTTGTATTGAACGATGCTATTGATGCGGACAAGAAAGTATTATTCGAAGGCGCACAAGGCGTCATGCTGGATATCGACCAAGGTACGTACCCATTCGTTACATCGTCTAACCCATCTGCGGGCGGCGTATGTATCGGATCTGGTGTAGGTCCTTCGAAGATCCAACAAGTTATCGGGGTTGCCAAAGCGTATACAACGCGTGTAGGTGACGGTCCTTTCCCAACGGAATTGAACAATGAAATTGGTGATGCGATCCGTGAAGCAGGACATGAATACGGTACGGTTACAGGCCGTCCACGTCGTGTGGGCTGGTTCGATAGCGTCGTCGTCCGTCATGCACGTCGTGTTAGCGGAATTACAGGCTTGTCCCTGAACTCGCTAGACGTATTAACAGGTCTTGAGACTGTGAAGATCTGTACAGGCTACAAATACCGCGGCGAAATCATTACGCATTACCCTGCAAGCCTGAACATGCTCGCAGAGTGTGAAGCGGTATATGAAGAAATGCCGGGTTGGTCGGAAGATATAACTTCGGCGAAGACGCTTGCTGATTTGCCTGAGACGACGCGCAACTATGTTAACCGCGTATCCGAGTTGACAGGTATTCCAATCGCGATCTTCTCGGTTGGCCGTAACCGTGAGCAGACGAACCAAATCTTGCCGATCTACGTATAA
- a CDS encoding TetR/AcrR family transcriptional regulator, translated as MVAKFLNLSPEKQERILNAAMKQFAQKGYEQASTNEIVKEAEISKGILFHYFKNKKEMFLYLFDRAVEMMMEEFLAKLDAEERDLFVKWRQATMLKLDLITKHPDLFDFLRVAYLEDASEIRDELKQRNHDLMSTGFNVMFSHIDTTKFKEGTDVERTLNIIFWTLEGFGARQQDRIKASPFTEADMNELVSELDKYMEVLKQAFYK; from the coding sequence ATGGTTGCTAAATTTCTTAATCTGAGCCCGGAGAAGCAGGAACGGATCCTCAATGCTGCGATGAAGCAATTCGCGCAGAAAGGGTATGAGCAGGCATCGACGAATGAGATCGTGAAAGAAGCCGAAATCTCCAAAGGCATCTTGTTCCACTATTTCAAAAATAAAAAGGAGATGTTCCTCTACCTCTTTGACCGGGCAGTGGAGATGATGATGGAAGAGTTCCTCGCGAAGCTGGATGCAGAGGAACGGGATTTATTCGTGAAGTGGCGTCAGGCCACGATGCTAAAGCTGGACCTCATCACCAAGCACCCGGATCTGTTCGATTTCCTCCGCGTGGCCTATCTCGAGGACGCATCGGAGATTAGAGACGAGTTGAAGCAGCGGAATCACGACCTGATGTCCACGGGATTCAACGTGATGTTCAGTCATATCGATACGACAAAGTTCAAAGAGGGGACGGACGTCGAACGAACGCTGAATATTATTTTCTGGACACTCGAAGGGTTCGGTGCACGTCAGCAGGATCGCATCAAGGCTTCGCCATTTACGGAAGCTGATATGAATGAGCTGGTCTCGGAGCTGGATAAGTATATGGAAGTACTGAAGCAAGCTTTTTACAAATAA
- a CDS encoding ABC transporter ATP-binding protein gives MHVIEVNNLTKTYGSARGITNLSFQVEQGEIFGFIGPNGAGKSTTIRTLLGLIYPTSGSAKIFGKDCIQDGPAIKKEIGYLPSEVFYYDNMKVKDLLQYSASFYKKDCRKRIAELAAIMDLDLNKKIDDLSLGNKKKVGIVQGLLHEPKLIILDEPTSGLDPLMQQRFFELLEAENKRGATILFSSHILSEVQRLCDRVAIIKEGKLIQLEKISTLKENNYKRFKLETKEPVSSDYFQMSGVNELKVEGTTISFLYRGNVNAMMNKIAAVDLANILVEEPDLEEIFMHYYEKED, from the coding sequence ATGCATGTCATTGAAGTCAACAACCTGACGAAAACCTATGGAAGCGCAAGAGGGATTACGAATTTGAGCTTTCAAGTCGAGCAAGGTGAAATCTTCGGATTCATCGGGCCGAACGGGGCTGGCAAATCAACGACGATTCGGACACTGCTCGGGCTAATCTATCCGACGAGCGGCAGCGCAAAGATCTTCGGGAAGGATTGTATTCAGGACGGACCGGCGATTAAGAAAGAGATCGGCTATCTGCCCTCGGAAGTGTTCTACTACGACAATATGAAGGTGAAGGATCTGCTGCAGTACTCTGCCAGCTTCTACAAGAAGGACTGCCGGAAGCGTATTGCTGAGCTCGCAGCCATTATGGACTTGGATCTGAATAAGAAAATCGATGATCTATCCCTCGGCAACAAGAAGAAGGTCGGCATCGTCCAAGGACTGCTCCATGAACCAAAACTCATTATTCTGGATGAACCGACGAGCGGCCTTGATCCATTAATGCAGCAGCGATTCTTCGAATTGCTCGAAGCGGAGAATAAACGGGGAGCAACGATTCTGTTCTCATCGCATATTCTGAGCGAGGTTCAGCGTCTCTGTGACCGGGTAGCGATCATCAAGGAAGGCAAGTTGATCCAGCTGGAGAAGATCAGCACACTCAAGGAGAACAATTATAAACGATTCAAGTTGGAGACGAAGGAGCCCGTGAGTTCGGATTACTTCCAGATGAGCGGGGTGAACGAGCTGAAGGTCGAAGGAACGACGATCTCGTTCCTCTATCGAGGCAACGTCAATGCGATGATGAATAAGATTGCGGCCGTCGATCTAGCGAATATCCTCGTGGAGGAGCCAGATCTGGAAGAGATCTTCATGCATTACTATGAGAAGGAGGACTAA
- a CDS encoding ABC transporter permease subunit has product MNMVLHELRAYRKSTLIWMCTLVALVVLLLSMFPTFAKDAEQFKSMLRTMPEAVLKAVGVQIETITSILGFYAYVFMYISLCGAIQAMNLGTSILSKEIREKTADFLLTKPVTRTAVVSAKLLAAFISLLITNLVYLAAAVIMALAVKNGDFEMSKLVLISVTLLFIQLIFLALGFFVSVLVLKIKSVLPISLGTVFAFFIIGMLGATSGDEAIRYFTPFKYFDPAYIMQHASYEGPFLWLGLGIVVAAIVMSYVVYRKRDIHAV; this is encoded by the coding sequence ATGAATATGGTCTTGCATGAATTACGTGCATATCGCAAGTCTACCCTCATCTGGATGTGTACGCTTGTTGCATTGGTCGTGCTGCTCTTATCGATGTTCCCGACCTTCGCGAAGGATGCGGAGCAGTTCAAATCGATGCTGCGGACGATGCCGGAGGCCGTACTCAAAGCGGTTGGCGTACAGATCGAGACGATTACCTCGATTCTCGGATTCTATGCCTATGTCTTTATGTATATCTCGCTCTGCGGCGCCATTCAGGCGATGAATCTAGGGACTTCGATCCTATCGAAGGAGATCCGGGAGAAGACGGCGGACTTCCTATTGACGAAGCCTGTGACCCGAACTGCGGTCGTGAGCGCTAAGCTGCTCGCAGCTTTCATCTCACTGTTGATAACGAATCTTGTCTATCTCGCGGCCGCTGTGATCATGGCCTTGGCTGTGAAGAATGGGGACTTCGAGATGTCGAAGCTGGTACTCATCTCCGTCACGCTATTGTTCATCCAACTGATTTTCCTAGCATTAGGGTTCTTCGTCTCGGTCTTGGTGCTTAAGATTAAATCCGTATTACCGATTTCCCTTGGCACAGTATTCGCGTTCTTTATTATTGGGATGCTCGGAGCGACGTCCGGCGATGAAGCGATTCGGTATTTCACGCCATTTAAATATTTTGACCCGGCCTACATTATGCAGCATGCGAGCTATGAAGGACCATTCCTCTGGTTGGGGTTGGGGATTGTCGTTGCGGCCATTGTCATGAGTTATGTGGTATATCGAAAGAGAGATATTCATGCCGTCTAA